From a single Raphanus sativus cultivar WK10039 chromosome 3, ASM80110v3, whole genome shotgun sequence genomic region:
- the LOC130510020 gene encoding uncharacterized protein LOC130510020, protein MIKRWILEDEDGDYDDELGLFDVATERVSHRTDRGAGWRYVQQLMYESDQQCYDILRMHQRTFKALCKLLTEQYGLKESHNVYLEESVAMFLEVVGQDKTKRVIASRYQRSLDTVQRKLDDVLCALLKFAADTLRPQEGEFERVSPVVRNDRQYWPHFKDCVGALDGTHVPVRPPSQNAEAYNGRK, encoded by the coding sequence ATGATTAAAAGATGGATATTGGAAGATGAGGATGGTGATTATGACGATGAGCTTGGCTTGTTTGATGTGGCCACTGAGAGAGTGAGTCATCGAACAGATAGAGGAGCAGGATGGCGTTATGTTCAACAGCTTATGTATGAATCTGATCAGCAGTGCTATGATATTCTTCGGATGCATCAGAGAACTTTTAAAGCTTTGTGTAAGTTGCTAACTGAGCAATATGGATTGAAAGAGTCTCACAACGTCTACCTTGAGGAATCTGTTGCAATGTTTCTTGAGGTTGTTGGTCAAGACAAGACTAAGCGGGTTATTGCTTCAAGGTATCAAAGATCATTGGATACGGTACAAAGGAAGCTTGATGATGTCTTGTGTGCTCTTCTCAAGTTTGCAGCAGATACACTAAGACCACAAGAAGGCGAGTTTGAAAGAGTAAGTCCTGTTGTGAGGAATGATCGTCAGTATTGGCCTCATTTCAAAGATTGTGTCGGAGCACTTGATGGAACGCATGTCCCGGTTCGTCCTCCAAGTCAGAATGCAGAAGCCTATAATGGTAGAAAATGA
- the LOC108835231 gene encoding uncharacterized protein LOC108835231, with the protein MAKDTWTPEETRYFFQLYAEERRKGNKSATGMNKVGKKNIMDAFELRFKKGFSDWKRDFKNKYDTSRKKYIKIKALTQNRTGLGYDSMGRILMSDDWWNEREKECPGIRKSACKEVDNMDMYEAEFGGVVITGAEGWSAQHGEASLNSRVGGDDGDEEADSQPAAEPQALETETQPPAQTQTQRQTQPAAQTHSGGSSRAKRRRKEKDMVVEACDKRTDAIVVKNRIAEQMLEREERQRVEREERQRVISIENVLEILSALAGVEEWSPLYEAAMELLIDSEENRRAFVTMKTDEAKIKFLELRTKKKRFD; encoded by the exons ATGGCAAAAGAT ACTTGGACTCCCGAGGAAACTAGGTATTTTTTTCAACTGTATGcggaagagagaagaaaaggaaataagAGTGCCACAGGCATGAATAAAGTAGGGAAAAAGAACATCATGGATGCATTTGAGCTGAGGTTTAAGAAGGGATTTTCTGATTGGAAGAGGGACTTTAAGAACAAGTACGACACCAGTAGGAAGAAATACATCAAGATTAAGGCGCTGACTCAAAACAGGACAGGGCTTGGTTATGACAGCATGGGAAGAATTCTCATGTCAGATGATTGGTGGAATGAACGTGAAAAG GAGTGTCCTGGGATTAGAAAATCTGCGTGCAAAGAAGTTGACAATATGGATATGTATGAAGCAGAATTTGGTGGTGTAGTAATAACTGGAGCTGAAGGATGGAGTGCTCAACATGGAGAAGCAAGTTTGAACTCTAGAGTGGGTGGAGATGATGGTGATGAGGAAGCTGATTCTCAGCCAGCAGCAGAGCCTCAAGCATTGGAGACAGAAACTCAGCCACCAGCTCAGACACAAACCCAACGCCAAACTCAGCCAGCAGCTCAGACTCATTCCGGCGGAAGTTCAAGAGCAAAAAGAAGGCGTAAGGAGAAAGACATGGTTGTAGAAGCTTGTGACAAAAGGACTGATGCTATTGTGGTGAAGAATAGGATAGCGGAGCAGATGTTGGAGCgtgaagagagacagagagtgGAGCgtgaagagagacagagagtgaTCTCCATTGAGAATGTGCTAGAGATTTTGTCTGCACTTGCCGGAGTGGAAGAGTGGTCGCCATTGTATGAAGCAGCAATGGAACTGCTTATAGATAGTGAAGAGAACCGTAGGGCCTTTGTTACAATGAAAACAGATGAAGCTAAGATTAAATTTCTAGAGCTTAGGACTAAGAAAAAGCGTTTTGATTGA
- the LOC108846189 gene encoding MLO-like protein 12 isoform X2, which translates to MAIKDRSLEETPTWALAAVCFVILFISIMIEYFLHYIGHWFKRKNKKALYEALEKVKAELMLLGFISLLLVVLQSPVSQICIPERVAATWHPCSSQQEVAKYGKDYIDDGREVLEDYDFNDFYSPRRSLATKGYDKCAEKGKVALVSAYGIHQLHIFIFVLAVFHILYCVITYALGKTKMKKWKSWERETKTIEYQYANDPERFRFARDTSFGRRHLNIWSKYSFTLWTTCFFRQFFGSVTKVDYLTLRHGFIMAHMPAGSEARFDFQKYIQRSLEEDFKAVVGISPVIWCIAVLFILTNTHGWESYFWLPFLPLFVILIVGAKLQVIISKLGLRIQDKGDVVKGAPVVEPGDDLFWFGRPRFILFLIHLVLFTNAFQLAFFVWSTFTLKNCFHDKTEDIAIRIIMGVLIQVICSYITLPLYALVTQMGTSMRPTIFNDRVVSALKKWHNTAKKQTKHGNSGSNTPLSSRPTTPTHGTSPRHHLLHKHNRSFDHQTSFTASTSPRFSDFGGQGHGHQPFLDLESQNVSPHFEIAECDNSNSQHLRAEVASPVREEIEITEHVKVELSEFTFKK; encoded by the exons ATGGCAATAAAAGATAGATCACTAGAAGAGACACCAACATGGGCTCTTGCTGCTGTTTGCTTCGTTATTCTTTTCATCTCTATCATGATCGAATATTTCTTGCACTATATTGGTCAC TGGTTTAAAAGGAAGAACAAGAAGGCATTATATGAAGCTCTTGAAAAGGTTAAAGCAG AATTGATGCTACTGGGATTCATATCTCTTCTACTTGTCGTATTGCAATCACCAGTCTCCCAAATTTGCATTCCAGAAAGAGTAGCTGCGACTTGGCATCCTTGTAGTAGCCAACAAGAGGTAGCTAAGTATGGTAAAGATTATATCGACGATGGTCGTGAGGTTCTTGAAGACTATGACTTCAACGACTTTTATAGTCCTCGTCGAAGTTTAGCCACCAAGGGTTATGACAAGTGCGCAGAAAAG GGGAAAGTAGCATTAGTATCTGCATATGGTATTCACCAATTGCATATATTCATCTTCGTGCTCGCTGTATTTCATATTCTTTACTGCGTTATAACCTATGCTTTGGGAAAAACCAAG ATGAAGAAATGGAAATCATGGGAAAGAGAGACCAAAACAATTGAGTACCAATATGCCAATG ATCCAGAGAGGTTCAGATTTGCAAGAGATACATCTTTTGGACGTAGACATTTGAATATATGGAGCAAGTATTCCTTTACCCTGTGGACT ACATGTTTCTTCAGACAGTTCTTTGGATCAGTGACAAAAGTGGATTATCTTACACTACGACATGGCTTTATAATG GCGCATATGCCAGCAGGAAGTGAAGCTCGTTTCGATTTTCAAAAGTACATTCAAAGATCTTTGGAAGAAGATTTCAAGGCTGTTGTCGGTATAAG CCCAGTGATCTGGTGCATTGCTGTCTTATTCATATTGACTAATACACATG gATGGGAATCCTACTTTTGGCTGCCTTTCCTCCCTTTGTTT GTGATATTAATAGTAGGAGCAAAACTTCAAGTGATAATATCGAAGTTAGGATTGAGGATTCAAGATAAAGGAGATGTGGTTAAAGGAGCTCCTGTGGTTGAACCTGGTGATGATCTCTTTTGGTTTGGTCGTCCTCGTTTCATTCTCTTCCTCATTCACTTGGTTCTTTTCACG AATGCATTTCAACTGGCTTTCTTCGTTTGGAGCACT TTCACTCTTAAAAACTGCTTCCACGACAAAACTGAAGATATTGCGATCAGGATCATCATGGG GGTATTGATACAAGTTATATGCAGCTACATCACTCTACCTCTCTATGCTCTTGTGACTCAG ATGGGAACTTCAATGAGACCGACCATATTCAACGACAGGGTAGTCAGTGCATTGAAAAAATGGCACAACACAGCCAAGAAACAGACCAAGCATGGAAACTCAGGGTCCAACACACCTCTCTCTAGCCGCCCCACCACACCAACACATGGCACGTCACCTAGGCATCATCTCCTTCACAAACATAACCGCAGCTTTGATCATCAAACCAGCTTCACTGCCTCTACTTCTCCTAGATTCTCTGATTTTGGCGGCCAAGGCCATGGCCATCAGCCTTTCCTTGATCTTGAATCTCAAAATGTCTCTCCCCACTTTGAGATTGCAGAATGTGATAACAGCAACAGTCAGCATCTCCGTGCTGAAGTAGCTAGTCCTGTTAGAGAAGAGATCGAGATTACTGAGCATGTCAAGGTTGAATTGTCAGAGTTCACTTTCAAGAAGTGA
- the LOC108846189 gene encoding MLO-like protein 12 isoform X1: MAIKDRSLEETPTWALAAVCFVILFISIMIEYFLHYIGHWFKRKNKKALYEALEKVKAELMLLGFISLLLVVLQSPVSQICIPERVAATWHPCSSQQEVAKYGKDYIDDGREVLEDYDFNDFYSPRRSLATKGYDKCAEKGKVALVSAYGIHQLHIFIFVLAVFHILYCVITYALGKTKMKKWKSWERETKTIEYQYANDPERFRFARDTSFGRRHLNIWSKYSFTLWTTCFFRQFFGSVTKVDYLTLRHGFIMAHMPAGSEARFDFQKYIQRSLEEDFKAVVGISPVIWCIAVLFILTNTHGWESYFWLPFLPLFVILIVGAKLQVIISKLGLRIQDKGDVVKGAPVVEPGDDLFWFGRPRFILFLIHLVLFTNAFQLAFFVWSTYEFTLKNCFHDKTEDIAIRIIMGVLIQVICSYITLPLYALVTQMGTSMRPTIFNDRVVSALKKWHNTAKKQTKHGNSGSNTPLSSRPTTPTHGTSPRHHLLHKHNRSFDHQTSFTASTSPRFSDFGGQGHGHQPFLDLESQNVSPHFEIAECDNSNSQHLRAEVASPVREEIEITEHVKVELSEFTFKK; encoded by the exons ATGGCAATAAAAGATAGATCACTAGAAGAGACACCAACATGGGCTCTTGCTGCTGTTTGCTTCGTTATTCTTTTCATCTCTATCATGATCGAATATTTCTTGCACTATATTGGTCAC TGGTTTAAAAGGAAGAACAAGAAGGCATTATATGAAGCTCTTGAAAAGGTTAAAGCAG AATTGATGCTACTGGGATTCATATCTCTTCTACTTGTCGTATTGCAATCACCAGTCTCCCAAATTTGCATTCCAGAAAGAGTAGCTGCGACTTGGCATCCTTGTAGTAGCCAACAAGAGGTAGCTAAGTATGGTAAAGATTATATCGACGATGGTCGTGAGGTTCTTGAAGACTATGACTTCAACGACTTTTATAGTCCTCGTCGAAGTTTAGCCACCAAGGGTTATGACAAGTGCGCAGAAAAG GGGAAAGTAGCATTAGTATCTGCATATGGTATTCACCAATTGCATATATTCATCTTCGTGCTCGCTGTATTTCATATTCTTTACTGCGTTATAACCTATGCTTTGGGAAAAACCAAG ATGAAGAAATGGAAATCATGGGAAAGAGAGACCAAAACAATTGAGTACCAATATGCCAATG ATCCAGAGAGGTTCAGATTTGCAAGAGATACATCTTTTGGACGTAGACATTTGAATATATGGAGCAAGTATTCCTTTACCCTGTGGACT ACATGTTTCTTCAGACAGTTCTTTGGATCAGTGACAAAAGTGGATTATCTTACACTACGACATGGCTTTATAATG GCGCATATGCCAGCAGGAAGTGAAGCTCGTTTCGATTTTCAAAAGTACATTCAAAGATCTTTGGAAGAAGATTTCAAGGCTGTTGTCGGTATAAG CCCAGTGATCTGGTGCATTGCTGTCTTATTCATATTGACTAATACACATG gATGGGAATCCTACTTTTGGCTGCCTTTCCTCCCTTTGTTT GTGATATTAATAGTAGGAGCAAAACTTCAAGTGATAATATCGAAGTTAGGATTGAGGATTCAAGATAAAGGAGATGTGGTTAAAGGAGCTCCTGTGGTTGAACCTGGTGATGATCTCTTTTGGTTTGGTCGTCCTCGTTTCATTCTCTTCCTCATTCACTTGGTTCTTTTCACG AATGCATTTCAACTGGCTTTCTTCGTTTGGAGCACT TACGAGTTCACTCTTAAAAACTGCTTCCACGACAAAACTGAAGATATTGCGATCAGGATCATCATGGG GGTATTGATACAAGTTATATGCAGCTACATCACTCTACCTCTCTATGCTCTTGTGACTCAG ATGGGAACTTCAATGAGACCGACCATATTCAACGACAGGGTAGTCAGTGCATTGAAAAAATGGCACAACACAGCCAAGAAACAGACCAAGCATGGAAACTCAGGGTCCAACACACCTCTCTCTAGCCGCCCCACCACACCAACACATGGCACGTCACCTAGGCATCATCTCCTTCACAAACATAACCGCAGCTTTGATCATCAAACCAGCTTCACTGCCTCTACTTCTCCTAGATTCTCTGATTTTGGCGGCCAAGGCCATGGCCATCAGCCTTTCCTTGATCTTGAATCTCAAAATGTCTCTCCCCACTTTGAGATTGCAGAATGTGATAACAGCAACAGTCAGCATCTCCGTGCTGAAGTAGCTAGTCCTGTTAGAGAAGAGATCGAGATTACTGAGCATGTCAAGGTTGAATTGTCAGAGTTCACTTTCAAGAAGTGA
- the LOC108847829 gene encoding uncharacterized protein LOC108847829 isoform X2: MASVSPPSPSCSTIRTPVRRSPPRAFAVSELRRLKQRRTVLPPVAVGLSRVADVVRNDVEFLKNKIGIGIKWANVAFRVPEVTKSAEEVFWLRHLEDSASPPLEQPSLPQHSYSGLTGVDLLMADVKALEAYAGYIYCLSKMWSRPLPEVYDPQAVADYFNCRPHVVAFRLLEVFSAFMIAAIRLRTSESDKGKNLEASGQKFGMVLKETMLHLGPTFIKVGQSLSTRPDLIGTETAKELSELHDRIPPFPWPEASKVIQEELGAPVESFFSQFSQETVAAASFGQVYRGRTLDGLDVAVKVQRPDLKHAVLRDIYILRLGLGVLRKIAKRENDIRVYADELGKGLAGELDFTLEAANASEFREAHSRFSYIRVPKVYQHLTRKRVLTMEWMVGESPTDLQAITTGYAEDDTQSHERQKLEARRRLLDLVNKGVEATLVQLLDTGILHADPHPGNLRYTTSRQIGFLDFGLVCRMERKHQLAMLASIVHIVNGDWSSLVEALTDMDVIRPGVNTRRFTLDLELALAEVELKNGIPDIEFTKVLSKIVQVALKYQLRMPPYFTLVLRSLACLEGLAAAGDPNFKTFEAAYPFVVQKLLTENSAATRKILHSAVLNRKKEFRWERVALFLSKSSARKGSSSRDETSVHSSSNQTEKDVDTVSLVMKLLASKDGVVLRRLLMAANGASLIRAFISSEAHAIRKKLCTTVADTLYQWMVGISGVNSLKFISLSDQPPSSGTNSTVKDFQSLMGDKRVRVILRKILGSAKSDRVLTLKFCLTSFVMFLTASALACHRFVISVSEGYVNYLTLSAPVALRT, from the exons ATGGCGTCTGTATCGCCTCCGTCGCCCTCTTGCTCAACCATACGCACGCCAGTTCGACGCTCCCCTCCTCGAGCTTTCGCCGTTTCCGAACTGAGGCGATTAAAACAAAGGAGAACGGTACTGCCACCTGTCGCCGTCGGTCTAAGCCGCGTGGCAGATGTTGTACGCAATGACGTTGAGTTCCTGAAGAATAAAATCGGCATCGGGATAAAATGGGCCAACGTGGCTTTCCGTGTCCCCGAAGTGACTAAATCCGCCGAGGAGGTGTTTTGGCTAAGGCATCTTGAGGATTCAGCTTCTCCGCCTTTGGAGCAACCTTCTTTGCCTCAGCATTCGTACTCAG GGCTCACTGGGGTGGATTTGTTAATGGCTGATGTCAAAGCCTTGGAGGCGTATGCTGGTTACATTTACTGCCTTTCTAAGATGTGGTCGAGACCACTTCCTGAAGTATATGATCCCCAAGCTGTTGCAGATTACTTTAATTGCAGGCCGCATGTCGTTGCCTTTAGGCTTCTGGAG GTGTTTTCTGCGTTCATGATTGCTGCCATCAGATTACGGACATCCGAATCAGACAAAGGCAAGAATTTGGAAGCTTCAGGGCAGAAATTTGGGATGGTGTTGAAAGAAACCATGCTACATTTGGGCCCCACTTTCATCAAAG TTGGTCAATCCCTTTCCACGAGGCCAGATCTCATTGGGACTGAAACCGCCAAG GAACTATCTGAACTGCATGATAGAATCCCTCCGTTTCCATGGCCGGAGGCTTCAAAAGTCATTCAAGAGGAATTAGGGGCTCCTGTTGAATCATTCTTTAGTCAGTTCTCTCAAGAAACTGTAGCAGCAGCATCTTTTGGTCAG GTCTACCGAGGAAGAACTCTGGATGGTTTAGATGTTGCAGTGAAAGTTCAACGTCCTGATCTGAAACATGCAGTGCTACGCGACATTTACATTCTGCGACTTGGG TTGGGTGTATTGAGAAAAATagcaaagagagaaaatgacATTCGTGTATATGCCGATGAGCTTGGGAAGGGGTTGGCTGGAGAATTGGACTTCACTTTAGAGGCTGCCAATGCCTCTGAATTTCGG GAAGCACACTCACGGTTTTCCTATATACGGGTTCCAAAAGTGTATCAACATCTAACTCGCAAAAGAGTTTTGACCATGGAGTGGATGGTTGGTGAAAGCCCAACCGATTTACAAGCAATAACTACTGGTTACGCTGAAGATGACACTCAGAGTCATGAGAGACAAAAACTGGAAGCGAGAAGACGTCTTCTTGATCTG GTGAACAAAGGAGTAGAGGCAACTCTAGTGCAACTCCTTGACACAGGTATCTTGCATGCGGATCCACATCCTGGAAATTTGCGTTACACGACATCAAGACAAATAGG GTTTCTGGACTTTGGTTTAGTTTGTCGGATGGAAAGGAAGCACCAGCTTGCCATGCTCGCATCAATAGTTCACATCGTGAATGGTGATTGGTCCTCTCTTGTTGAAGCGTTGACTGATATGGATGTCATCAGGCCAGGCGTCAACACGCGTCGTTTTACGCTG GATCTGGAATTGGCGTTGGCAGAGGTTGAACTCAAAAATGGGATTCCTGATATCGAATTCACCAAG GTGCTTAGTAAAATAGTCCAAGTGGCCCTGAAGTATCAGCTACGCATGCCACCATACTTCACACTTGTCCTGCGTTCTCTTGCTTGCTTGGAAG GTCTGGCTGCAGCTGGAGATCCAAATTTTAAGACTTTTGAAGCTGCATACCCTTTTGTGGTTCAAAAACTCCTCACTGAAAATTCAGCTGCAACAAGGAAAATTCTTCATTCG GCAGTTCTGAACCGAAAAAAGGAGTTCAGATGGGAAAGGGTTGCTCTTTTCCTGAGTAAAAGCTCTGCGAG GAAAGGTTCATCATCAAGGGATGAAACTTCTGTCCATAGCAGTTCCAATCAAACGGAAAAAGATGTTGACACTGTAAGTTTGGTCATGAAGCTTTTGGCATCCAAAGACGGCGTGGTTCTTAGAAGACTCTTAATGGCTGCG AACGGGGCTTCACTGATCAGGGCATTTATTTCAAGTGAGGCACATGCCATCCGCAAGAAACTTTGCACAACGGTTGCAGACACACTGTACCAATGGATGGTCGGGATCTCCGGAGTTAACTCCCTTAAATTCATCTCTCTTTCAGACCAACCACCATCTTCAGGAACCAACAGTACAGTAAAAGATTTCCAGAGTTTGATGGGTGACAAACGTGTCAGAGTGATACTGAGAAAGATACTTGGATCCGCAAAGAGTGACCGAGTGTTGACGCTCAAATTCTGCTTGACGTCCTTTGTTATGTTTCTCACCGCCTCTGCTCTTGCTTGCCATCGGTTTGTAATCTCTGTCTCTGAAGGTTATGTCAATTACTTAACTCTGTCTGCTCCTGTCGCACTTCGTACCTGA
- the LOC108847829 gene encoding uncharacterized protein LOC108847829 isoform X1, whose protein sequence is MASVSPPSPSCSTIRTPVRRSPPRAFAVSELRRLKQRRTVLPPVAVGLSRVADVVRNDVEFLKNKIGIGIKWANVAFRVPEVTKSAEEVFWLRHLEDSASPPLEQPSLPQHSYSAGLTGVDLLMADVKALEAYAGYIYCLSKMWSRPLPEVYDPQAVADYFNCRPHVVAFRLLEVFSAFMIAAIRLRTSESDKGKNLEASGQKFGMVLKETMLHLGPTFIKVGQSLSTRPDLIGTETAKELSELHDRIPPFPWPEASKVIQEELGAPVESFFSQFSQETVAAASFGQVYRGRTLDGLDVAVKVQRPDLKHAVLRDIYILRLGLGVLRKIAKRENDIRVYADELGKGLAGELDFTLEAANASEFREAHSRFSYIRVPKVYQHLTRKRVLTMEWMVGESPTDLQAITTGYAEDDTQSHERQKLEARRRLLDLVNKGVEATLVQLLDTGILHADPHPGNLRYTTSRQIGFLDFGLVCRMERKHQLAMLASIVHIVNGDWSSLVEALTDMDVIRPGVNTRRFTLDLELALAEVELKNGIPDIEFTKVLSKIVQVALKYQLRMPPYFTLVLRSLACLEGLAAAGDPNFKTFEAAYPFVVQKLLTENSAATRKILHSAVLNRKKEFRWERVALFLSKSSARKGSSSRDETSVHSSSNQTEKDVDTVSLVMKLLASKDGVVLRRLLMAANGASLIRAFISSEAHAIRKKLCTTVADTLYQWMVGISGVNSLKFISLSDQPPSSGTNSTVKDFQSLMGDKRVRVILRKILGSAKSDRVLTLKFCLTSFVMFLTASALACHRFVISVSEGYVNYLTLSAPVALRT, encoded by the exons ATGGCGTCTGTATCGCCTCCGTCGCCCTCTTGCTCAACCATACGCACGCCAGTTCGACGCTCCCCTCCTCGAGCTTTCGCCGTTTCCGAACTGAGGCGATTAAAACAAAGGAGAACGGTACTGCCACCTGTCGCCGTCGGTCTAAGCCGCGTGGCAGATGTTGTACGCAATGACGTTGAGTTCCTGAAGAATAAAATCGGCATCGGGATAAAATGGGCCAACGTGGCTTTCCGTGTCCCCGAAGTGACTAAATCCGCCGAGGAGGTGTTTTGGCTAAGGCATCTTGAGGATTCAGCTTCTCCGCCTTTGGAGCAACCTTCTTTGCCTCAGCATTCGTACTCAG CAGGGCTCACTGGGGTGGATTTGTTAATGGCTGATGTCAAAGCCTTGGAGGCGTATGCTGGTTACATTTACTGCCTTTCTAAGATGTGGTCGAGACCACTTCCTGAAGTATATGATCCCCAAGCTGTTGCAGATTACTTTAATTGCAGGCCGCATGTCGTTGCCTTTAGGCTTCTGGAG GTGTTTTCTGCGTTCATGATTGCTGCCATCAGATTACGGACATCCGAATCAGACAAAGGCAAGAATTTGGAAGCTTCAGGGCAGAAATTTGGGATGGTGTTGAAAGAAACCATGCTACATTTGGGCCCCACTTTCATCAAAG TTGGTCAATCCCTTTCCACGAGGCCAGATCTCATTGGGACTGAAACCGCCAAG GAACTATCTGAACTGCATGATAGAATCCCTCCGTTTCCATGGCCGGAGGCTTCAAAAGTCATTCAAGAGGAATTAGGGGCTCCTGTTGAATCATTCTTTAGTCAGTTCTCTCAAGAAACTGTAGCAGCAGCATCTTTTGGTCAG GTCTACCGAGGAAGAACTCTGGATGGTTTAGATGTTGCAGTGAAAGTTCAACGTCCTGATCTGAAACATGCAGTGCTACGCGACATTTACATTCTGCGACTTGGG TTGGGTGTATTGAGAAAAATagcaaagagagaaaatgacATTCGTGTATATGCCGATGAGCTTGGGAAGGGGTTGGCTGGAGAATTGGACTTCACTTTAGAGGCTGCCAATGCCTCTGAATTTCGG GAAGCACACTCACGGTTTTCCTATATACGGGTTCCAAAAGTGTATCAACATCTAACTCGCAAAAGAGTTTTGACCATGGAGTGGATGGTTGGTGAAAGCCCAACCGATTTACAAGCAATAACTACTGGTTACGCTGAAGATGACACTCAGAGTCATGAGAGACAAAAACTGGAAGCGAGAAGACGTCTTCTTGATCTG GTGAACAAAGGAGTAGAGGCAACTCTAGTGCAACTCCTTGACACAGGTATCTTGCATGCGGATCCACATCCTGGAAATTTGCGTTACACGACATCAAGACAAATAGG GTTTCTGGACTTTGGTTTAGTTTGTCGGATGGAAAGGAAGCACCAGCTTGCCATGCTCGCATCAATAGTTCACATCGTGAATGGTGATTGGTCCTCTCTTGTTGAAGCGTTGACTGATATGGATGTCATCAGGCCAGGCGTCAACACGCGTCGTTTTACGCTG GATCTGGAATTGGCGTTGGCAGAGGTTGAACTCAAAAATGGGATTCCTGATATCGAATTCACCAAG GTGCTTAGTAAAATAGTCCAAGTGGCCCTGAAGTATCAGCTACGCATGCCACCATACTTCACACTTGTCCTGCGTTCTCTTGCTTGCTTGGAAG GTCTGGCTGCAGCTGGAGATCCAAATTTTAAGACTTTTGAAGCTGCATACCCTTTTGTGGTTCAAAAACTCCTCACTGAAAATTCAGCTGCAACAAGGAAAATTCTTCATTCG GCAGTTCTGAACCGAAAAAAGGAGTTCAGATGGGAAAGGGTTGCTCTTTTCCTGAGTAAAAGCTCTGCGAG GAAAGGTTCATCATCAAGGGATGAAACTTCTGTCCATAGCAGTTCCAATCAAACGGAAAAAGATGTTGACACTGTAAGTTTGGTCATGAAGCTTTTGGCATCCAAAGACGGCGTGGTTCTTAGAAGACTCTTAATGGCTGCG AACGGGGCTTCACTGATCAGGGCATTTATTTCAAGTGAGGCACATGCCATCCGCAAGAAACTTTGCACAACGGTTGCAGACACACTGTACCAATGGATGGTCGGGATCTCCGGAGTTAACTCCCTTAAATTCATCTCTCTTTCAGACCAACCACCATCTTCAGGAACCAACAGTACAGTAAAAGATTTCCAGAGTTTGATGGGTGACAAACGTGTCAGAGTGATACTGAGAAAGATACTTGGATCCGCAAAGAGTGACCGAGTGTTGACGCTCAAATTCTGCTTGACGTCCTTTGTTATGTTTCTCACCGCCTCTGCTCTTGCTTGCCATCGGTTTGTAATCTCTGTCTCTGAAGGTTATGTCAATTACTTAACTCTGTCTGCTCCTGTCGCACTTCGTACCTGA